The Panicum hallii strain FIL2 chromosome 9, PHallii_v3.1, whole genome shotgun sequence genome has a window encoding:
- the LOC112874465 gene encoding BTB/POZ domain-containing protein NPY4-like produces the protein MKYMKLGSKPDAFQTEGSNIRFVATELATDIVISIGDVKFYLHKFPLLSKSSRLQRLVASSNEEKNDELDISDIPGGPSAFEICAKFCYGMIVTLNAYNVLAARCAAEYLEMFETIDKGNLIYKIDVFLTSSVFRTWKDSIIVLQSTKSLLPWCENLKIINHCIDSIGSKASIDPSEVEWSYTYNRKKLPSENGIDSHWNGVRKQPMVPNDWWVEDLCELEVDLYKRVIMTIKAKGRTPPVVIGEALRAYAYRRLLGSLEDAVSNGVDCTKRHAALDAIVFLLPTEEGSVSCGFLLKLLKAAYLLESGESHRNNLIKRIGAQLDGASVADLLIPVNTDENSVYNIDLVMAIVEEFMLQNSDNGKAKLQDDEEIVDAENVSVTTVSSTSKLAVAKLIDGYLAEIAKDPNLPLPKLMALAEMASSLPRPTHDGLYRAIDMYLKEHPSLSKSEKKKLCGLMDCKQLSQDACMHAVQNERLPLRVVVQVLFFEQVRASVASARSDPSAELPSAVRSLLPRENGNSIGSSRSAATTTTEEECGVPTSSDINSLRSMRLANNSGGSERSSGSSDTNKNGDDKSGAGKAKGMLMPKKILSKLWSGKTNAGENSSSDTLESPGSVNPEEVKSTQSRITRRSVS, from the exons GTTTGTTGCAACAGAGCTGGCAACGGACATTGTTATCTCCATTGGGGACGTCAAATTTTATCTTCACAAG TTCCCTCTTCTATCAAAGAGTTCGCGATTGCAAAGATTAGTGGCTTCAAGCAACGAGGAGAAAAATGATGAATTGGATATCTCTGACATCCCTGGTGGACCTTCAGCATTCGAAATTTGTGCCAAGTTTTGCTATGGCATGATTGTAACACTCAATGCATACAATGTCCTCGCTGCCCGTTGTGCGGCTGAGTATCTAGAGATGTTTGAGACAATTGATAAAGGAAACCTCATATACAAAATTGATGTGTTCCTGACATCAAGCGTGTTTCGCACCTGGAAGGACTCAATCATAGTTTTACAGAGCACGAAGTCATTGCTACCTTGGTGTGAGAATTTGAAGATAATCAACCACTGCATTGACTCTATTGGATCGAAGGCTTCGATTGATCCATCAGAGGTTGAGTGGTCATACACTTACAACAGAAAGAAACTTCCATCTGAGAATGGTATTGATTCTCATTGGAATGGTGTCAGGAAGCAACCGATGGTCCCTAACGACTGGTGGGTTGAGGACCTTTGTGAGCTTGAGGTGGATTTGTACAAGCGGGTGATCATGACCATTAAGGCAAAGGGAAGAACACCGCCTGTTGTGATTGGAGAAGCACTGAGGGCCTATGCATACCGGCGACTTCTTGGTTCCCTTGAAGATGCTGTGAGTAATGGAGTTGACTGCACGAAGCGTCATGCAGCTCTCGATGCTATTGTATTTCTCTTGCCCACTGAGGAAGGTTCAGTGTCATGTGGTTTTCTTCTTAAGCTGCTAAAAGCTGCATACTTGTTGGAATCTGGGGAGTCCCATCGCAATAACTTGATCAAGAGAATAGGGGCACAATTGGATGGTGCTTCAGTTGCGGACCTTCTTATACCAGTAAATACAGATGAAAACAGTGTATATAACATAGATTTGGTCATGGCAATAGTGGAGGAGTTCATGTTGCAGAATAGTGATAATGGTAAGGCGAAACTTCAAGATGATGAAGAAATCGTAGATGCTGAGAATGTGAGTGTGACGACTGTTTCCAGCACGTCAAAACTGGCAGTTGCGAAGCTGATCGATGGATATCTTGCTGAGATCGCCAAAGATCCCAACCTTCCTCTTCCAAAGTTGATGGCGCTTGCTGAAATGGCGTCTTCTCTACCCCGACCAACGCATGACGGGCTCTATCGTGCCATTGACATGTATCTGAAG GAGCACCCAAGCCTATCGAAGAGTGAAAAGAAGAAATTATGCGGACTGATGGACTGCAAGCAGCTCTCGCaggatgcatgcatgcatgctgtGCAGAATGAGCGCCTCCCCCTGCGTGTGGTTGTGCAAGTTCTCTTCTTTGAGCAAGTCAGGGCATCAGTTGCTTCTGCAAGGAGCGACCCTTCAGCTGAGCTACCATCCGCTGTTCGCTCGCTTCTTCCCAGAGAGAATGGCAACTCCATTGGCAGCTCCAGGTCAGCGGCCACAACGACAACGGAGGAGGAGTGTGGGGTCCCGACATCGAGTGACATCAACTCTTTAAGGTCGATGAGGCTGGCCAACAACAGCGGCGGCAGTGAGAGGAGCAGTGGCAGCAGTGACACGAACAAGAATGGCGATGACAAGAGCGGAGCAGGAAAGGCAAAGGGGATGCTGATGCCGAAGAAGATACTGAGCAAGCTCTGGTCCGGCAAAACGAACGCCGGTGAGAACAGCAGCTCAGACACGTTGGAGAGCCCTGGGTCGGTGAACCCGGAGGAGGTGAAGTCCACACAGTCGCGGATCACAAGGCGCTCGGTGTCCTAG
- the LOC112877241 gene encoding probable anion transporter 7 has protein sequence MTRMKFPKRYVIVLLTFICTNVCYIERVGFSIAYTVAADAIGVNQANKGMILSMFYYGYVLSQIPGGWAAQRIGGRRVLLLSFILWSLICGLIPLDPNRITILVLSRLFVGVAQGFIFPAIHTVLAQWVPPQERSRSVSLTTSGMYLGAACGMLFFPSLVKNMGPQSVFFVEAVLGVLWSVIWLKFSSDPPRTDLPKVSMPKVASRDTIKAQAGGVVAPRTVKIPWRRIIFSLPVWAIVVNNFTFHYALYVLMNWLPTYFELGLQLSLQDMGSSKMLPYFNMFIFSNIGGVVADHLITRKILSVTKTRKLLNTIGFVVSAFALMALPLFSTPSGTVMCSAISLGFLALGRAGFAVNHMDVAPKFAGIVMGVSNTAGTLAGIVGVGLTGNILEGAKASNKDLTSSETWKTVFFVPAYLCIFSSVIFLAFSTGEKVFE, from the coding sequence ATGACGAGGATGAAGTTCCCAAAACGATATGTGATAGTATTGCTGACATTCATCTGCACAAATGTTTGCTACATTGAGCGAGTTGGTTTCTCTATTGCTTACACTGTCGCAGCTGATGCCATCGGTGTGAATCAAGCAAACAAGGGCATGATACTCTCTATGTTCTATTATGGTTATGTTTTATCACAGATTCCTGGTGGGTGGGCAGCACAGAGAATAGGAGGTAGACGTGTTCTGCTACTGTCATTCATATTGTGGTCCTTGATATGTGGTTTAATTCCACTAGATCCCAACAGAATAACCATTCTGGTCCTTTCTCGCCTATTTGTTGGTGTAGCACAAGGTTTCATATTTCCTGCCATTCACACTGTTCTAGCGCAATGGGTGCCACCACAGGAGCGCTCTCGCTCAGTATCTCTTACTACCTCAGGGATGTATCTTGGTGCAGCCTGTGGCATGCTTTTTTTCCCAAGTCTGGTGAAGAATATGGGACCCCAGTCAGTTTTCTTTGTTGAAGCAGTATTGGGAGTATTATGGTCTGTGATATGGTTGAAATTTTCCAGTGACCCACCTCGCACTGATCTTCCAAAGGTATCAATGCCAAAAGTGGCATCTCGAGACACGATCAAGGCACAAGCAGGAGGGGTTGTTGCACCTCGCACTGTAAAGATCCCATGGCGAAGGATAATCTTCAGTCTACCTGTTTGGGCAATTGTTGTGAACAACTTCACCTTCCACTATGCCCTGTATGTTCTTATGAATTGGCTCCCTACCTATTTTGAGCTAGGCCTTCAGCTTAGCCTCCAGGATATGGGTTCCTCAAAGATGCTTCCCTATTTCAACATGTTCATTTTCTCCAATATCGGTGGTGTGGTTGCTGATCACTTGATTACAAGGAAGATTTTATCTGTTACCAAGACAAGGAAGCTTCTGAACACCATCGGGTTTGTTGTCTCAGCATTTGCACTCATGGCCCTTCCTTTGTTCAGTACACCCTCAGGCACTGTAATGTGTTCAGCGATATCTCTTGGTTTTCTGGCTCTAGGAAGAGCAGGGTTTGCTGTAAACCATATGGATGTTGCTCCAAAGTTTGCAGGGATAGTAATGGGGGTCTCAAATACGGCGGGGACACTGGCTGGAATTGTTGGTGTCGGCCTCACCGGGAATATTCTGGAGGGGGCAAAGGCTTCTAACAAGGATCTAACAA